ATTGATTGTAACCTGGAGAACCATGAAGGCATTCTTGGAGCAGTTCAAGCTAGCAGGAAGCGAAATGGCGCAGTTGTTGTAGGTTATAATGCATTTACCAAAGCATCGTGGTGGTCAAGTGGATCAAAAACCCAGTTGCTGCCTATAGGAGAAGGGTTATTAGTAACTAGAATAGCTGCGAGTGCCAAGATTGGAAAGAGGAGCAGTCACTGGGTTGTTAAGGTAGATAAATGCACTGGCGAAGAGCATGTGTTCAGAGTCAGATTCCCACAAGGGAAACAAATTGAAGCTTGAACTTTCTTTTAAAGCTTCCTTGGCTGCACAggagtaaattaaaattttgaaattttcttttcattttctcccTTTTCTTGCTAGGCCAGCCAGAGGAAGCATGAAGTTTTAGCTCTAATTTAGAGTATCATATGATTTAGTTCCTTAAAAGAATCGCATGTAAGATGTAAATTGCCATCTATATACCTCCAATAGGGTTAATTTATTTGAAAGATTTGAATATCTGTGTGTACTGAATGTTAATTTATAATTGAAGGGCCAGTTGTTTTATGCTGATATATATGTTCTTCTATCTATTCATCTGGTTGAGTGTTGGCTGTGACCGACGAACCAAAATTCCATTATGTATTCAGGGTGAAATTTTTGCTCTATTATGTGTTTAAGACAAACATATGAGACTCATGTATTTAATAAATGAGTCTTATCATATATTTTGTGTATTAATTAACAGTAAATCGAGTTTATACAATAAATTCAGTGACTGTATAATAAATTATCTCAAATTCAAACAAGTGAACTTGTCTTGGGGTAATAAAGTTACGAATTTGAACTCGATCTCAATCGattggagagaaaaaaaaaaaaaaaaaagagcttgaACATTCGTTGCAGGGACTCACCAAAATGCCCACCTGTGGTTGACTGATAATATGATAACGGAGCATAAACTGGTGGCTGTGTGTGTTGTTTCCATCCTTTGTGCGGTTAAACAATCTGTAGGCCTCACCAGCACCGCAACTCCCATGGGATCCTGCTAGACCGCTATGGTTGTTGAAAATTAATGTAGAATCCTTGCTAGGTGTAGACATGATAACGTCATTACATTAGCATGAAAGAAAATTCGATTTGTTCCACATAACTCTCACATAGGATTTCACGTGCAGCAAAGTCTAGTTGTCCCTCATTGCCAGCATGATATAGGATCATATGGGACCTGAAGCACCACAGCTAACAGGGTCTCGACTCTCAAATTCCTTTCACCACACTTGTCTTCTTAGAAAGTTACTAGACTGCTCAACACAAATCAGAAGTTCAGAACTAAAAAGGGATATCGGAGGAGACCTCTACCACGGTTTGATGTCATTCGTATCCCAGATCAAACACACATCGCGAGGCAAAATTAGGATAAAGCCAAGACCTTAATGGAATCAATCAGACAACATATGAAGTTTTTTGCATTAAGACATCATGTGATCTTCCTGTGGGTTTtcaagcccaaaagtcaaaactaTGGATTACTAGTTTGTATCTTGGCTAAAGATTAATTTATCGTGAGGTGAAAAATCACAGGTTCAATATGAGAATAGATAAGATCGTTACACCTCTTTTGTTAATGGGAATGAACCACCGGTGATTACAACTGAAGATCACCTGTAATATCCCATATCCAGGTCCACGCTACAAAAGAAAACAAGTTTTCTACGACATTCACAATAAAGCTTAATCCTCAGCAGCAGGAGGACAACACAACATAAATAACTATGAATCCTAAAGTTCAGTTAGTGACATTTTAAAATTGCCATGCCTGCAGTTCAAGACAATTTCATGGAAACTAGAGACAGCTACTACAGTTACCCAGCTCTTGAACAACAGCTTCCATAGATGGTCTTTCAATAGGAGACTCGTGAGTGCAAagccaagcaattcttgcaagcTTAGCTGCTTCACATTCGAAGAACCTCCCATGAAGATTGGGGTCAATATAATCTTGGAATCTGGAGGACTCAGCTCCTAGACGTGTCAAGTGAGTAACTTTTCGCTTCCCTGTGAGAACTTGGAAAACAATCACCCCAAATGCATACACATCACTTTTGTCTGTGAATCGGCCAGTTGTTGCATACTCAGGAGCTAGGTAACCCATTGCTGCACTGGCCTTGAGTGCTGAGAATACAACATCATTTGTAAGAAGGTTCTGTAAGCCAGAATCTGCAAGCAATGGATTGAATCGCTGGTCCATGAGCACCTTTTCAGCTGTAATGTTTTGGTGAATCAAAGCAGGTTTTTTCACTTTGTATCCATGCAAATAGGCTATACCTGCTCAGGAAATGAAAAAATCTTAGTAAAAGAAAATTAACCACAAAACAGACTTGACATTTCCCACAAAATAATAATCTATAATGCACAAAACAATGTAATAGAAAATAGTAAAATTTAGCTCCAATTGGTTTGTAATTGGAATTTAACGCATGCCATGCTCATATAAATAGAACTATTGAGCTAAGTGAAAATGCCATTAACTATTAACCTTCCAACTATAGCTTAATGGTATTTTAACATGGTTTCACACATTAATAAAATCTTCAAGCGTGTAGAAGGAATCAGGTAAAGAGATCTAGAGCAAAAATAACAAGGTAAAACCAACCTTTGGCAATCCCCCTTACAATTGAAACTCTGGTGGACCATTCGAGCACACGGCCATCGCCATCCTTCACATCAAGGCACTGCAGCAAATTGCCATTGGGAACAAAATCATAAACAAGAAAGCACTCCCCTCGGCCCCTTGAACAACAAAATCCTCTCAACCTCACTAAATTCTTATGCCTCAGCGAGGTCAAAATATTCAGTCCCTTCAAGAATTCAGCTTCTTCTGACTTGCAGATAGTTTTACTAATGCTCTTGATAGCAACAACGGAGCCATCCCTCAAAATTCCCTTGTATGTTGCAGAAAAGTTACTCTTGCCCAAAAAATTTACCTCTGAGAAGTACTGTGTGGCAGTCTCCACCTCATCCAAGTTGAACCTGAAGCTCTGGAAAACATCTTGCTCATGCCCACTAAAATTCCTACCATCAGCTAAAGGATCCCATCCATTATACTCAAGACTGATTAGAGAAAAGCCATTCTTCCCGTAAAACACCTTGGCCTGATCTGTACTTAGACGGCTATCAGAAATTTCAAATGAGCTGCCAAGCTTCTGTTTTCGGCGACGATATTGAGTAAATGTAAGAATTCCTATAGCAGACAATGCAATGATTATGATGACAGTGCCAACAACAACCGAAGCCTGATGAGATCTCAATGAATTTGAGCAGTGGGTTTGGTTGCAAGGCAACATCAAATTTGCTGATTCAGGAATCTCCCTTGTTGGCAGAGAAGTCGAAACTAGTCCAAAGGGTTCAGGTCTGCTTGGATTAATATGATCCGACACATTGCAAGCTTTCAAATTCATAAAACCAGCCCCACATAATCCCAGGTTGTTTTGGTATAAGAATCCTTCATTCAGTCTCTTAAGAGCTGCATCAACCAAACAACTATATTTGGTAAAGTCATTTCCAAAAATTCCAAAAGATCAAATAATCCAAATATAATAACTGAGATTACAAAAAGATGGTTCTTATAGCATTATTAGTTTATTACCCAGAGGCACACTGCCAGAGAGAGAGTTGTTCCGGACATCCAGAACTTCAAGCAGAGGAGCATCGGCTAGTTTGGTGGGAATTGAACCAAATAAGCAATTAAAGCTTAAGGCTAGTCTCATTAACACCCCCAAATCACCCAAACTGGCAGGGATTGCACCAGTTAGTTGATTGGATTGCAAAGCTAGCACATTAAGCTTCTTCAAAGACCCCAGCTGGATGGGTATGCTTCCGGTAAACTGGTTATAACAAAGCTGCAAAACTACAAGACAAAACCCAGATAAGTAAACCCACTAGCCCAAAAATGATTAAGCAGTTTAGGAGAAAATGCAAATGTTCAGCAAGTTTTGAACTTCACGTTAAAGCCCAAAAGAACATAGTTGCAAAAGCCAAAACATGAATGAAGAGCGTTTTGGTAAAAATTCAAATGAAGTTGCAAAGTTTTAAGCTTTTTGGTAAATAACCATACGACCAGAAGTTACCAAGCTGGGAAATCAAACGACAAAAATGGAATTTTTCCATTCAATCAGTTCTACATCCAGAATAAGAACTACTCACTGCAAGAGAAGACAGGGGAggaagaaagaaaattttgaatctTTTTACTTCTTATTGTATTGGCTTCATTAAAATCCATATAAATTTATCACAGCATAACAGTATTACGCAAATTTAAGCGCGTTATATCATATGAATACAAATGGCGAAActgcacattcttttctatttctTGAAACAGAGCAGTACAGTTGTGAACCACCCATTTCTATATCTCAGCGAAAGGGAAAGAAAATCCATATGAAAGATAGCATTAAATCATACCGGATAGAGGCAACGATATTTAACGATAAACACGTTTAACAAACCCAAACTTAATTTTTTTCCACAAAACAAGCAACTAACCTTGCAAATTCTCCATGTTTCCGATCTCAGGAGGTATTTCTCCGGAGAGATTATTCATATTCAAGTACAAGTCACTTAGCAGCGTCAAGTTAGCTATTTCCCTGGGCATCTCCCCATACAGAGAGTTATAATGCAAGTAAAGGCCTGTCAAGTGCTTTAACCCAGCAATAGGAGGAGATAGCATCCCATGGAGACCCTTTCCCTGCAAGGAAATATTAACCACTTGACCCTTAACGTTGCAGGCTACACCCTCAAAGGAACCATCACATGGATCGCCATTAATGGTCCATGAAGAGAGGTACTTGTCCTCTGGGTCCAAGGCAGCTTTCACGTCCATGAGCGATCTTAACTCAGAGTTTGCACAGACCCGAGTTTCCTTCGACATGAAAATAAAGAGAGTGAAGAGAAAAACAGTAAGACTCATTTCTGATTTTAGCTAAAAATGATGGGAGGATAAGTTCTCTATCTGAACAAACTTCCAAAGGTTTTGAGCTTCCTCTATCGCCTATCCAGGTTCTGTCACAGACTCACTTCAAATAGACTGCTTGTCCTTCGTTTTCGCCAAGCATGAGAGCAAAAgtaacctctctctctctctctctctctactttGAAACCTTGTTTAAAAATGGGCAAAGAGAAGATGATAGCAGGGAAGAGACAAGGTTGGCAGGGGAGGTATCCATTAATCCATACTTATTTTAGTGTAAAGGAGCATCCAATGAAAAAACTCAAAAAAGAGAAGGAAaacgatatctttttctttttcagcCGTCAGATAAT
Above is a genomic segment from Hevea brasiliensis isolate MT/VB/25A 57/8 chromosome 17, ASM3005281v1, whole genome shotgun sequence containing:
- the LOC110670202 gene encoding probable leucine-rich repeat receptor-like protein kinase At2g33170, giving the protein MSLTVFLFTLFIFMSKETRVCANSELRSLMDVKAALDPEDKYLSSWTINGDPCDGSFEGVACNVKGQVVNISLQGKGLHGMLSPPIAGLKHLTGLYLHYNSLYGEMPREIANLTLLSDLYLNMNNLSGEIPPEIGNMENLQVLQLCYNQFTGSIPIQLGSLKKLNVLALQSNQLTGAIPASLGDLGVLMRLALSFNCLFGSIPTKLADAPLLEVLDVRNNSLSGSVPLALKRLNEGFLYQNNLGLCGAGFMNLKACNVSDHINPSRPEPFGLVSTSLPTREIPESANLMLPCNQTHCSNSLRSHQASVVVGTVIIIIALSAIGILTFTQYRRRKQKLGSSFEISDSRLSTDQAKVFYGKNGFSLISLEYNGWDPLADGRNFSGHEQDVFQSFRFNLDEVETATQYFSEVNFLGKSNFSATYKGILRDGSVVAIKSISKTICKSEEAEFLKGLNILTSLRHKNLVRLRGFCCSRGRGECFLVYDFVPNGNLLQCLDVKDGDGRVLEWSTRVSIVRGIAKGIAYLHGYKVKKPALIHQNITAEKVLMDQRFNPLLADSGLQNLLTNDVVFSALKASAAMGYLAPEYATTGRFTDKSDVYAFGVIVFQVLTGKRKVTHLTRLGAESSRFQDYIDPNLHGRFFECEAAKLARIAWLCTHESPIERPSMEAVVQELGNCSSCL